A stretch of Gloeocapsa sp. DLM2.Bin57 DNA encodes these proteins:
- the psbZ gene encoding photosystem II reaction center protein PsbZ produces the protein MQILFQISLAALVLFSFVMVVGVPVAYATPQYWSQAKPLLFVGSGVWLVLVILVAILNFFVI, from the coding sequence ATGCAAATTTTATTCCAAATTAGCCTTGCTGCTTTAGTATTATTTTCTTTTGTGATGGTTGTGGGTGTACCGGTAGCCTATGCTACTCCCCAATATTGGTCTCAAGCTAAACCCTTGCTTTTTGTTGGCTCTGGTGTTTGGTTAGTTTTAGTCATTCTAGTGGCTATTTTAAACTTTTTTGTGATTTAA